A single window of Actinoallomurus bryophytorum DNA harbors:
- a CDS encoding Crp/Fnr family transcriptional regulator — MNDRDVEVLGRAPLFEALDEEGARALRATVAEVHLSRGQTLFSEDQEGDRLYVILEGKIKLTRTAPDGRENLLSVLGPSEMFGELSLFDPRPRTASAIAVTEGRLAALGHTDLWPFLKGHPEIGVHLLRALAQRLRRTNEIMADLVFTDVPGRVAKALLDLAERFGQPTETGLHVHHDLTQEELAQLVGASRETVNKALADFAQRGWLRIEARAVQVLDIERLRKRSR, encoded by the coding sequence GTGAACGACCGCGACGTCGAGGTTCTCGGCCGCGCGCCGCTCTTCGAGGCGCTCGACGAAGAGGGAGCCAGGGCGCTGCGCGCCACGGTCGCAGAGGTGCATCTGTCACGTGGTCAGACGCTCTTCTCTGAGGACCAGGAGGGTGACCGCCTGTACGTCATCCTCGAAGGCAAGATCAAGCTTACTCGGACGGCCCCCGACGGCCGGGAAAATCTCCTCAGCGTGTTGGGACCGAGCGAGATGTTCGGTGAGCTGTCGCTGTTCGACCCCCGCCCGCGTACGGCCAGTGCCATCGCGGTGACCGAGGGGCGGCTCGCCGCGCTCGGCCACACCGATCTGTGGCCGTTCCTCAAGGGCCACCCCGAGATCGGCGTCCACCTGCTGCGCGCCCTCGCCCAGCGGCTGCGCCGCACCAACGAGATCATGGCCGACCTCGTCTTCACCGACGTGCCCGGCCGGGTGGCCAAGGCCCTGCTCGACCTGGCCGAGAGGTTCGGCCAGCCCACCGAGACCGGGTTGCACGTCCACCACGACCTGACGCAGGAGGAGCTCGCCCAGCTCGTCGGCGCCTCACGCGAGACGGTCAACAAGGCCCTGGCCGACTTCGCCCAGCGCGGCTGGCTGCGCATCGAGGCCCGCGCCGTACAGGTCCTCGACATCGAACGCCTCCGCAAACGCTCCCGCTGA
- the nth gene encoding endonuclease III, which produces MPRKPESRLALVRRARRINRELAEMYPDAHCELDFTTPLELLVATILSAQCTDKRVNMVTPTLFARYPSAADYAAADREEMEKIIQSTGFFRAKTNSLLKLGQELCDHHGGEVPRTMQELVKLPGVGRKTANVVLGNAFDVPGLTVDTHFSRLVKRFGWTTETDPVKIEYAIGELIPRADWTILSHRLIWHGRRMCHARRPACGVCPLARLCPSYGEGPTDEKTARKLVRSGPFS; this is translated from the coding sequence GTGCCACGCAAACCGGAGTCCCGACTCGCCCTGGTACGCCGGGCTCGCCGCATCAACCGCGAATTGGCGGAGATGTACCCCGATGCGCACTGTGAGCTTGACTTCACCACACCGCTCGAACTGCTCGTCGCGACGATCCTCTCCGCGCAGTGCACGGACAAACGGGTCAACATGGTCACCCCCACCCTCTTCGCCCGTTATCCGTCGGCCGCCGACTACGCGGCCGCCGACCGCGAGGAGATGGAAAAGATCATTCAGTCGACCGGCTTCTTCCGCGCGAAGACCAACAGCCTCCTCAAGCTGGGGCAGGAGCTGTGCGACCACCACGGTGGCGAGGTCCCACGCACGATGCAGGAGCTGGTGAAGCTGCCCGGCGTGGGCCGCAAGACCGCCAACGTCGTGCTCGGCAATGCCTTCGACGTCCCGGGCCTGACCGTCGACACGCACTTCTCCCGGCTGGTCAAGCGCTTCGGCTGGACCACCGAGACCGACCCGGTCAAGATCGAGTACGCCATCGGCGAGCTGATCCCGCGGGCGGACTGGACCATCCTGTCCCACCGGCTGATCTGGCACGGTCGCCGCATGTGCCACGCGCGGCGCCCGGCCTGCGGCGTCTGCCCGCTCGCCCGGCTGTGCCCGTCATACGGCGAGGGCCCGACGGATGAGAAGACCGCTCGCAAGCTGGTCCGATCGGGCCCGTTCTCGTGA
- a CDS encoding NUDIX hydrolase, which yields MAPRIDVPEMMRPPGNGERAAAVLVLFGEGPEGPDLLLLQRADTMRKHAGQPAFPGGGIDPDDGGPVGAALREAAEETGLDPSGVMVLASMPEMYVAHSGYRVTPVVAWWREPSAVAAGDPDEVASVARVPLVELTDPANRLQVRTPSGYVGPAFRVGGMLVWGFTAGILHRVLQTGGWERPWDEDRIEELPPEVIDLAARE from the coding sequence ATGGCGCCCCGCATCGACGTGCCCGAGATGATGCGGCCACCGGGCAACGGCGAGCGCGCGGCGGCCGTGCTCGTCCTGTTCGGCGAGGGACCCGAGGGCCCGGACCTGCTGCTCCTGCAGCGCGCCGACACGATGCGCAAGCACGCGGGGCAGCCGGCCTTTCCAGGTGGCGGCATCGACCCGGACGACGGCGGACCGGTGGGCGCCGCACTGCGCGAGGCCGCGGAGGAGACCGGCCTTGACCCCTCCGGCGTCATGGTGCTGGCCAGCATGCCGGAGATGTACGTCGCTCACAGCGGCTACCGCGTCACGCCGGTGGTGGCCTGGTGGCGCGAGCCCTCGGCCGTCGCGGCGGGCGACCCGGACGAGGTCGCGTCGGTCGCGCGCGTACCGCTCGTGGAGCTGACCGATCCGGCCAACCGGCTTCAGGTGCGCACCCCGTCCGGTTACGTCGGGCCCGCCTTCCGCGTGGGCGGCATGCTCGTGTGGGGGTTCACCGCCGGGATTCTGCACCGCGTCCTTCAGACCGGAGGGTGGGAACGCCCCTGGGACGAGGACCGGATCGAGGAGCTTCCGCCCGAGGTCATCGATCTCGCCGCGCGCGAGTAG